Part of the Pyricularia oryzae 70-15 chromosome 3, whole genome shotgun sequence genome, GTTGCCTGCCCTCGTATGAGGGCACTCTCTGGAGATGGACATTTCCTTGGATATAGGAAGTCTCTTGCCTCGGAACTTTTCAGTTATGGGCATGAGATGCTGTTTGATGAGGAGACATTTCACAACTTGAAAATCTTTGGTAGTTGCTTGCTTTTTGCCTGTGCCACgaataaaatatatataaagTAAGAAAGAAAACTGCGCTACTGCGAAGCGCGAACCATGATATCTGCTGGCTTGGTCTGCATCGGTACTCGGCATCCTTCCCCCGGCGATTCTTCGCGTCGGAGCTTGATCCGGTGGCCATATTGAAGGCTCAGTAGTCGGCGTGTCTCGCCTATGTGAGACCATGTCTTGTCACCAAATGCGGAGAGTGTTGGCTAAGACTGGAGTGGCACTTTCTAACTCGTACCAGGCGCGAAATTCGCTGGAACGCAAATGTAAATGGTCGAAAGTTATTGCTGGAAAGGCCAAGACCCTGTGACGTCCGCACTATCCGCCGTACTCTTGACAACAAGATATTATATTTAGGAATCGCATGAATAAGTGCACACCGAAGAAAGGAGGTAACGCACATTAAATATGGCGCAAATGTTATGCGTCGTATACGAGCTATACGAAAGAGGCAGGTTTTGGGTTTGTTCTGTTGTTGATATTTAGTTCTAAATTAATACCATGCATGGCCTTAGCAGTACATAactaatttctttttttttatttctttttactACTTACTACCTTTGcatggggggaatggcgcagtggttaagcgccatggctgttacttgagtaacgtaggttcgaatcctgctccctccacctcctccccgcttaccgtggcaaggataacccggctggctatcgacaacaaccacccgcctgtgccgtcgagcccacacttgttgggaacttcgtctccatggctacaaacgaccgacagctccgctgtttggacacaggcccctctcgatgaagagccgtcaactgccgtcagacgaatcctccgtgcgcctgaaggcacggggtcgcgtcagtgaacaaacctgtaagcaggaccgggcacgaacccggtcaggctcgattcgcttctatgcccttgttttccgctgtgtaaatagagaaaatagaaagcgcgccgagatacccctcgggaggttgctaacggccggctaatgagccgggccgagcccggcgttaaataatactactactactactactactaccttTGCATTTTCATTGTCTTCCACGCATAGTGATTTTATAGCTAAAAATTAAGTCTACATCTGACTTTCTTACATTCATTATGCTGTCCTTTCCTTCAATAACCTCACTCTTTTTACTTCATTCTTTAGCATCTGCACACACTGAAAGGTTTGTCATCGTTAAAAGTCTCGCCGATCAGGCAGGTGCTCACTTGGACCTAGCTGGGAAACAATCTTATGCCATCTACGAACTATGCACTCGACAACATCTTTTACCGAGACTCGTCCCGTATAATTACCATATGCGGCTGATAAACGGCCACGTCAAATGCGAGGATGAAGACAATTGCGACTTTATTGGGTATGCATTTGATATAACGATCTTATGGGGACTTCCCCCTACAACCATTCAGGCATCGAAACAAAGACCTTGGATTCCCAATCATTATTATGATAAGGAAGTCAAAAGCTACGTAAAATTACCTATTCTGAACCGACACGAGTGGGCTGGTCCGACCAGGGAACTAAGCTGGCAGCAAATTTATGACATCGGTATGTGTATAGTCCTATAACCAGCGTTATCTCCAGCCAACACCCGATGCTTTCATGATTTATACGTAGTAATACTTCTGGCTAATATTTACTTTCCTCGAATTGTTGTAGGAGAGGAATGGCGCACAGAGCACAGAGTTTATTTTGGGGTGCTCAACAACTGCCAAAATTTTGCCTACTATTTATACGACAAAATTAAGAAATAATAATGTTTTGTGCTGGGCGGGCGTGTCTTGGGGCAGGCGGGATCGCGTTGTTTGCtgttttcttgtcttttaACCAGCTCCTTGCTCTTATATAGACAGGTACCAAGATTCTACTGCAGCATAGTCTCGATTCTGATAGAGGGGCATGTTGACACAGGATCTATGGGGCAGATGCCCAGACGGACAGCCTCCCTGATTAATTGGGAGCTCCAAGTACAAGACAGAGCAACTCGCCGTCTCCTCACCTTATCACTTGAGCGCTGACCACCCATCTACAAGGCCGTGAACATGTCAGCTTATACTGAAATATATTGACTGCAGGACTGCGGCGTAAAACCTTGGCACGAGATATAAACCGATAAGCATACGAGTATAAGAGACGCGATATTGTTCAAAAGAGGTGCATTGCGGGTTTTGTTGACTGCTCGACTACGCTGGCACCACGTACAGCAGTCATTTCACCATGAAGCCCTCCACTCCAGTCCTTCTCCTCCTGCCATTTGCTGGCCTTGTCCAGGGCTGCGTCCGCGTCCACGCCTATCTGAGCAACACCCCCATCGGCAACGACATCATGAGCATCGAGCTCTGGGACGATGACAACTTTTACCAGAAATGCGGCACCTGCTCGTGGGCCTTTGCCAgcgaccagagccgctgccgCAAGGAGTGCGGTAAGTTCACCGTCGAGGTTTGGAACAACGGCCGGTCGGCCTGGGTCCGCAACAACGGCAACAACGGGCTCGTGTACACGATGCGGCGGACGAATAGCGATTTGGAGGACTATTGCTGCCTCTTTACCGACAACGGCTGCCGCGGGCGCTGCAGCAACTGGGAGTCCTGCCACAAGAGCCAGCACGACAATTGCAACAGATACGCCTGCAATCTATGCGACGGTCTGCGGTACTGCGGCGTCCGAGACCGGCTGCTTGTCGCTTCGGAGGATAACTCAACGGCAATCGAAGAATGATTGGAAAATGTTTCGTCTATCGTCTCGTGGTTTACGACTTGAAGTAGTGCTAAAGTCGGGGAGCCGGTGACAACCTAGGAATTCGCATCCAGTTGGTCACCTGTACCCTGCAGTCTAGCTACACCTGGAAGTATTAGCTTCTCCTTGTGATTACGTTATGTTATATACGCGTTCAGTCAGTGTATGTGGCTGGGAGAGTTGGATGGACAGTGGGCTTGTTTTTGTTCTATACTGCATTCCTGGTGCTGCTAGGATTGATTaggtgcctacctaggtagctaagACACCTATCGATCCTGTCAAACCTTGTCAAACCTGAAAATACAGCAAAACTCTCCAATCTGTCGTCAGTGAGAATGCAGCCAATGTTGAGATGCCAAGCTATTTGACAGACGAGATCTAaaccgcccccccccccccccccccaaaaaaaaaaaaaaaaaaaaaaaaataaccaaaaaaaaaccccaacaTGGCGGGCTCTGTCCCTGCACCCCTATACCCGTCCCTACTAGCCTGAGCTGGAGTCTGGGTGCTTCGACCTGGTCATGGCATGATACCCCGATGGGGATTTGCGCAACGAAGATGTAACCAATAGGAGTGCTTCTGTTTAGTATTTCCTGCTAGACTGCCTAGACTGTATTCTAGCTCTTCCGCGCTCCCGCGGCATGTAGGTATGTGATAAACTATCCGCTGACAAGCTAACCTAGTCTGCCTCAAAAGAGGGGACCAGCTGTTTCAGTTGACGACGGATGCGCAAAAGACGCGATTGCGCATTTTGGTTTCCTCTCGCCTTACTGGACTTTGGCATTCTCCAGGTCTTCCGTCCTGCTTCTGTGCTGATCGCGGACGAACTCTTCTATTTGGATGTCATGAGTAGGCCTTTCTGGAGGGCCAGGGATTTGCTCGGGAGCCGGGTCGGGCTTTTTGACCTCCTTCTCGCCTCCGAGTAGCTTGCTAACTGCTGGTATGTATTGCGCCACTTTGTTTTTGGGTACAGATGACGACGCATCAGCTATCGGAATAgaaagagcaaaaaaaaaaggtcatgGAGCACACGGAATATACCTTTTTCTACAACCGGGTTCGCAGGGGCACTGGGAGATTTCTTCAATTCACTCGGGGACTTTAGTGCATCTTTGGCTGCCTGGTCGAGCTGAAGCTTGTAGTTTGTGTTCCGACCCAGGTTTTGTTCGGCGGCTTCATGTTGGAGGTTTGGTTCGTTGGTCGGCATGGTGTGTTTGATAAAACAAAGCGCTTGATTATATACGATGGGATGGGGGGTTTCGAGCAATAGTCACAAGAAGAATAGCAACTATCACGGATATTTAAACCAGACAAACCGTTGTCGGCTTTAGACTAGAAAGCGTCATATACTCATGGCTTTTTGCACAATTATGCGTCTAATACCCGCCAAATTTCTTGGTATCTCGAAGCAGGCCATGTCACTGTTTGTACTCGCCTGTGCCTACCAGCTGATAACATCCAGCTGATGACGTCATGCCAGCTCGACAAGACGCCTCAGTCAGCCCTGACTCTGGGCGACGCGTATTTGTGCCGATAACCGAAATAATCGACTGTGGTTGGGGGACCTGCTTCGTTTCGTAAAAGCACGAATAGCTTGGGTAATTTGAGATTTCGAATATGTTGGAATGAATTGTTGGTGTAAACACATGGCTCTAAATATTCCATCCCGAAAGCGCAAATGATATTCGCAATAATTTGAGGAAATAAGCACCAGTGAACAAATGCCGACCGAGATCGGAAGACTGGGGCATCGCCTTGTCGTTTATGCAAGACAGATCTCAAGTGGCAAGGGTAACAGAACGGGAAGGCGGTGGGAAATCGCATTCTACCTTTCTCGTTGCGTTCCTTCCTCCAGATAGACGATGACAAAACAGTGGCAAGACAAGGGTATTAAACTGATCAAAATAGATTTGCTCTTTTTCTGACATTTGTCTATAGTATCGACTTGTTCTCTACAAAATTTCAAAAAGAGAACAAAGGGGGGaaaaagcaacaaaaaaTGGGAGACTCGGGGCAACTACACCAAGATCAGGTGGACCAGCCTTCAACTGCTCCGATCCCCATCACGATCGTGACAGGGTTCCTCGGGTCGGGCAAAACGACCCTGATCCTGAACCTCGTCCCGCAGCTTCGCAAGACCAACCCGGAGTACAAGCTCGCCCTTCTCAAGAACGAGTTTGGCGACCTGGCCGTGGACTCGCAGCTGGCGTCGTCGGGCGCCGTGGCCGGCGTCCAGGAGCTGCTCAACGGCTGCATCTGCTGCAACATGGTCGGCCAGCTGAGCGACGCCCTGTCTGAGCTGCGCGCCTCGGTCCGCCCGCACCGCATCGTCATCGAGACGTCCGGCTCCGCCTTTCCCGCCACCCTGGCCCTCGAGGTGAACCGCCTGGCCCGCGAGACGCGCGGCGCCTACGTGCTTGACGGCGTCGTCAGCGTCGTCGACGTTGAGAACTGGAAGGGGTACGAGGACACGAGCTATACGGCCAAGATCCAGGCTCGCTACACggacctcgtcgtcttcaACAAGTCAGAGCTCTGCAGCGAGCGTCGCTTCGACGAGTGTCTGGACCGCCTTGGTGATCTCGATGTCGACGTCGCATGGGTCAAGAGCGACAAGGGGTGGGTTTCCATGGACTTGGTATTTGGTGTCGACGGCGGGCTGGCGCAGAGCTTGACCGAGGATATGGCCCGGAGTCATGGGCACGGGCACGATCATGGTGGGGATGGCCACGAGCATGATCATCAGTCCGAGGTTGAGGTCCTTAGTATTGCGCTCAAGAGCGCAGGATCCAGTCCATCCGTAAACCCCGAGAGTCTGCAGAAACTGCTCACGGCTGCACCAAAGGATGAAGTCTACCGCATCAAGGCTGTGATGTCGGCCTCGTCTGCGTCTCCTGTGTGGCGCGGCTCTGATGCGGATGCGGCCCCGGAAGCCCCGAGTGGGACGGCGGACAAGCCACAGAGGTACATCCTCAACTGGGCTTTTGGCAGGTGGACATTTACTCCCGTAACGGAGGGCACATCCGAGCACGAGTCCAGCAGCGGCGTTGCGCTGCGTATGACCATGATTCTAGCCCGTTATGAGAGCACCAAGTGGAAGAAGAAGCTCGAGGCGGGAGGATTTATAGAACTAGAGGGAGAAGATAATGGGGAGCTCACAATCACAAAGATCGCATAGACGAATCATGTAGAGATGGAGAGATGGAGAGATGGAGAGAAGGTGAGATGAAGCTACGAACGAGCATTGATGATTG contains:
- a CDS encoding CobW domain-containing protein, which translates into the protein MGDSGQLHQDQVDQPSTAPIPITIVTGFLGSGKTTLILNLVPQLRKTNPEYKLALLKNEFGDLAVDSQLASSGAVAGVQELLNGCICCNMVGQLSDALSELRASVRPHRIVIETSGSAFPATLALEVNRLARETRGAYVLDGVVSVVDVENWKGYEDTSYTAKIQARYTDLVVFNKSELCSERRFDECLDRLGDLDVDVAWVKSDKGWVSMDLVFGVDGGLAQSLTEDMARSHGHGHDHGGDGHEHDHQSEVEVLSIALKSAGSSPSVNPESLQKLLTAAPKDEVYRIKAVMSASSASPVWRGSDADAAPEAPSGTADKPQRYILNWAFGRWTFTPVTEGTSEHESSSGVALRMTMILARYESTKWKKKLEAGGFIELEGEDNGELTITKIA